One genomic window of Falco peregrinus isolate bFalPer1 chromosome 18, bFalPer1.pri, whole genome shotgun sequence includes the following:
- the KRT20 gene encoding keratin, type I cytoskeletal 20 — MASSNQSFHWGASTCFQPTAPSVRGLTSRRMAIQKVQAPSVYGGAGGYGTRISTGTSYRQGFGGNFHLNVTGNDVLLTGNEKPTMQNLNDRLALYLEKVRNLEKANSLMEKQIKEWYEKNTTDIRHDHSSYFKTIEDLQNKIGATQLENARLALQIDNAKLAADDFRLKYENEHLLRQSVEGDIKELLQVRDALTLTKSDLESQIETVNEELAFLKKNHEEDIHRLRKEVGCSVNVEVDATPSIDLATIMQNMRHQYEEMAEKNHQEAKERFEKQTEDLNQEVTINIEQLQAQRSQITDRKQILQGLELELQSQLNMKKALEVTLAETEARYNYQLTQIQEVVANLEAQLRQLRADMEAQSNEYTVLLDIKTRLEMEIATYRRLLEGEDSRPVEVDVSKAELEKESSKVKKIKTIVEEVVDGKVVSSQVKEIEEKL, encoded by the exons ATGGCATCCTCTAACCAAAGCTTTCACTGGGGTGCAAGCACCTGTTTCCAACCTACTGCACCCAGTGTCCGTGGTTTAACCTCCAGGAGAATGGCCATCCAAAAGGTGCAGGCACCCAGCGTCTATGGGGGAGCTGGTGGCTATGGTACCCGCATATCTACCGGCACCAGCTACAGACAAGGCTTCGGTGGGAACTTCCACCTTAACGTTACTGGTAATGATGTGCTGCTCACTGGCAATGAGAAACCAACTATGCAAAATCTAAATGACCGTTTGGCTTTGTATCTGGAGAAGGTGCGTAATCTGGAAAAGGCAAACTCCCTAATGGAAAAGCAGATCAAGGAATGGTATGAGAAGAATACCACAGACATCAGGCATGACCACAGCTCATACTTTAAAACAATTGAAGATCTCCAAAATAAG ATTGGTGCCACACAGTTGGAAAATGCAAGGCTTGCCCTGCAAATTGACAATGCCAAACTGGCTGCTGATGATTTTAGACTGAA GTATGAGAATGAACACCTGCTCAGGCAAAGTGTTGAGGGTGACATTAAAGAACTGCTCCAAGTTCGTGATGCCTTGACTTTGACAAAATCTGATTTGGAGTCACAGATTGAAACAGTGAATGAAGAACTAGCATTTCTTAAGAAGAACCACGAGGAG GACATTCACAGACTGCGCAAAGAGGTGGGCTGCTCAGTTAACGTAGAGGTGGATGCTACTCCAAGCATTGATCTTGCAACTATTATGCAAAATATGAGACATCAATATgaagaaatggcagaaaagaACCATCAAGAAGCCAAAGAACGATTTGAAAAGCAG ACAGAAGACCTGAACCAGGAAGTGACAATCAACATTGAACAGCTGCAAGCCCAGAGGAGCCAGATCACTGACCGGAAACAGATCCTTCAGGGTCTGGAGCTAGAATTACAGTCCCAGCTTAACATG AAAAAGGCTCTAGAAGTCACTCTGGCTGAAACTGAAGCACGTTACAACTATCAGCTAACCCAAATACAGGAAGTAGTTGCCAATTTAGAGGCTCAACTGAGGCAACTCCGAGCTGACATGGAGGCTCAGAGTAACGAGTACACTGTATTGCTGGATATCAAGACTCGCTTGGAAATGGAGATAGCCACGTACCGCCGCCTACTGGAAGGAGAGGACAGCAG ACCTGTTGAAGTGGATGTATCTAAAGCAGAGCTTGAAAAAG AATCAAGTAAAGTTAAGAAGATCAAGACAATTGTTGAAGAGGTGGTTGATGGCAAGGTCGTCTCCTCTCAGGTCAAAGAGATTGAAGAGAAGCTGTAA
- the KRT222 gene encoding keratin-like protein KRT222 isoform X1 — protein MELSRLLNETRAKYETLITRNQIKTVTSARTQLEEDTIKRMDKDAEALKAARAELCEARRQWHHMQIEIESLHAVEKGLERSLRATEQQYHMQLQNLEAEIECLEKELLEVRRGIEKQLQEHEILLNTRMKLEEEIATYRSLLEQEENRFRCSIPDQEDDKKPTTSKTAFTLPSDSVKQHETEKVELMTKQAILDGNIMKESAEAHGTVQTEKVDEVIKEWEGSFFKDNPRLRKKSVSLRFDLHLAATEEGCLHTKKKTLPNIEVRLVMRRSCSIPSIKP, from the exons ATGGAACTGTCCCGGCTCCTCAATGAGACCAGGGCAAAGTATGAAACGCTCATCACCAGAAATCAGATAAAGACCGTCACCTCAGCAAGGACCCAG CTAGAAGAAGATACAATTAAAAGAATGGACAAAGATGCAGAAGCATTAAAGGCAGCCAGAGCAGAACTCTGTGAAGCGAGACGGCAGTGGCACCATATGCAGATCGAAATTGAATCTCTCCATGCTGTG GAAAAGGGTTTGGAACGTTCATTACGTGCCACAGAGCAGCAGTACCACATGCAACTACAAAATTTAGAAGCTGAGATTGAATGCTTAGAGAAAGAGCTACTGGAAGTGAGAAGAGGTATTGAGAAACAGCTTCAAGAGCATGAAATTCTCCTGAACACAAGGATGAAACTGGAAGAGGAGATAGCAACATACCGCAGCCTGCTTGAGCAAGAAGAGAACAG gttTCGTTGCTCTATACCTGACCAGGAGGATGACAAAAAGCCTACCACCAGCAAGACTGCCTTTACACTGCCTTCAG acaGTGTAAAGCAGCATGAAACTGAGAAGGTGGAACTGATGACAAAGCAAGCAATCCTAGATGGAAATATTATGAAGGAAAGCGCTGAAGCTCATGGCACTGTACA gacagaaaaagtGGATGAAGTCATTAAAGAATGGGAAGGGTCTTTCTTTAAGGACAACCCTCgcttaaggaaaaaatcagtttcactGCGCTTTGATCTCCACCTAGCAGCAACAGAGGAAGGATGTTTAcacactaagaagaaaactcttCCTAACATTGAAGTCAGGCTGGTAATGAGGAGATCTTGCAGTATTCCTTCTATCAAACCTTAA
- the KRT12 gene encoding keratin, type I cytoskeletal 12 isoform X1, whose translation MAFSVRTSGGSRQFSSRSGLGGGSLRMSGSSGGAGFGGSGLGFGGGSGGGFGAASMLGSGSGFGGGFGSSSGGGFGSSLSSGFGGGYGSGLGGSYGGGLGSAFGGGLGSAFGSSSGAGFGGGFGSGSGSGFGGGFGGAGAGDGGLISGSKKETMQNLNDRLAAYLDKVRSLEDANTELERKIREWYEKNGPGVGIPGSGNDYSKYYPIIEDLRSKIINATIDNARIILQVDNARLAADDFRLKYENEVALRQSVEADINGLRRVLDELTLTRADLEMQIESLNEELAYLKKNHEEELQGIQSSACGQVSVEMDAAPGIDLTKLLNDMRGQYEVIAEQNRKEAEAWFNEKSGELKREISTNTEQLQSGKSEITDLKRTLQSLEIELQSQLAMKKSLEDTLAETEGGYCAQLSQIQLQIGNLESQLFQVRADMERQNAEYQQLLDIKTRLEMEIETYRRLLDGEFVSAGPGVTFESSSLTGSKSQTQSLDSSQDPAKTRKIKTIVEEVVDGKVVASHVKEVEEKI comes from the exons ATGGCCTTTTCTGTGCGCACAAGCGGTGGATCCCGGCAATTCTCTTCTCGAAGCGGACTTGGCGGGGGATCTCTGAGAATGTCTGGTTCTAGTGGGGGAGCAGGCTTCGGTGGCAGTGGACTTGGGTTTGGTGGTGGATCTGGCGGAGGTTTTGGTGCTGCTTCTATGCTTGGTTCCGGCTCTGGCTTTGGTGGAGGTTTTGGGAGTAGCTCAGGTGGAGGCTTTGGGAGCAGCTTAAGCAGTGGCTTTGGTGGAGGCTACGGTAGTGGTTTAGGTGGTAGCTATGGAGGTGGCTTAGGCAGTGCTTTTGGGGGAGGTTTAGGCAGTGCTtttggcagcagctcaggtgctgGTTTCGGAGGTGGCTTTGGTAGCGGCTCAGGATCTGGTTTTGgaggtggttttggtggtgctggtgctggggatggcGGACTTATTTCTGGCTCCAAAAAAGAAACGATGCAGAACCTCAACGACCGTCTGGCTGCTTATCTGGACAAAGTACGATCTCTGGAGGATGCCAACACAGAATTGGAGCGCAAAATCCGCGAGTGGTATGAGAAAAATGGCCCTGGTGTTGGCATCCCTGGATCTGGGAATGACTACAGTAAATACTATCCTATAATTGAAGATCTTCGAAGCAAG ATCATCAATGCAACTATCGACAATGCAAGAATCATTTTGCAGGTTGATAATGCCAGACTGGCTGCTGATGACTTCAGACTGAA atatGAGAATGAAGTGGCTCTTCGCCAGAGTGTGGAAGCTGACATCAATGGTCTGCGCAGAGTTCTTGATGAGCTGACTTTGACAAGAGCTGATTTGGAGATGCAGATTGAAAGCCTGAATGAAGAACTGGCTTACCTCAAGAAGAATCACGAAGAg GAGCTTCAAGGCATCCAAAGCAGTGCATGTGGTCAAGTCAGCGTTGAAATGGATGCTGCTCCAGGAATTGACCTGACCAAGCTTTTGAATGACATGAGGGGACAGTATGAAGTCATTGCTGAGCAAAATCGTAAAGAGGCTGAAGCATGGTTCAATGAAAAA AGCGGGGAGCTGAAAAGGGAAATCTCCACCAATACTGAGCAGCTTCAGTCAGGAAAGAGTGAGATAACAGATTTAAAACGGACCCTCCAGAGCCTGGAAATTGAACTACAATCTCAGCTTGCCATG aaaaaatccCTTGAAGACACTttagcagaaacagaaggaggTTACTGTGCTCAGCTTTCACAAATCCAACTTCAGATTGGGAATCTGGAGTCTCAGCTGTTTCAGGTCAGGGCTGATATGGAGCGCCAGAATGCAGAGTATCAACAACTTCTAGACATTAAGACTCGCCTGGAGATGGAGATTGAAACCTATCGTCGCTTGCTGGATGGCGAGTTTGT GAGTGCAGGACCAGGAGTTACATTTGAAAGCTCATCCTTGACAGGGTCTAAATCACAAACACAATCACTGGATTCTTCGCAGG ATCCTGCCAAAACTAGAAAGATCAAGACAATTGTTGAAGAAGTGGTAGATGGAAAAGTTGTTGCATCCCATGTTAAGGAAGTTGAAGAGAAGATATAA
- the KRT222 gene encoding keratin-like protein KRT222 isoform X2 has translation MDKDAEALKAARAELCEARRQWHHMQIEIESLHAVEKGLERSLRATEQQYHMQLQNLEAEIECLEKELLEVRRGIEKQLQEHEILLNTRMKLEEEIATYRSLLEQEENRFRCSIPDQEDDKKPTTSKTAFTLPSDSVKQHETEKVELMTKQAILDGNIMKESAEAHGTVQTEKVDEVIKEWEGSFFKDNPRLRKKSVSLRFDLHLAATEEGCLHTKKKTLPNIEVRLVMRRSCSIPSIKP, from the exons ATGGACAAAGATGCAGAAGCATTAAAGGCAGCCAGAGCAGAACTCTGTGAAGCGAGACGGCAGTGGCACCATATGCAGATCGAAATTGAATCTCTCCATGCTGTG GAAAAGGGTTTGGAACGTTCATTACGTGCCACAGAGCAGCAGTACCACATGCAACTACAAAATTTAGAAGCTGAGATTGAATGCTTAGAGAAAGAGCTACTGGAAGTGAGAAGAGGTATTGAGAAACAGCTTCAAGAGCATGAAATTCTCCTGAACACAAGGATGAAACTGGAAGAGGAGATAGCAACATACCGCAGCCTGCTTGAGCAAGAAGAGAACAG gttTCGTTGCTCTATACCTGACCAGGAGGATGACAAAAAGCCTACCACCAGCAAGACTGCCTTTACACTGCCTTCAG acaGTGTAAAGCAGCATGAAACTGAGAAGGTGGAACTGATGACAAAGCAAGCAATCCTAGATGGAAATATTATGAAGGAAAGCGCTGAAGCTCATGGCACTGTACA gacagaaaaagtGGATGAAGTCATTAAAGAATGGGAAGGGTCTTTCTTTAAGGACAACCCTCgcttaaggaaaaaatcagtttcactGCGCTTTGATCTCCACCTAGCAGCAACAGAGGAAGGATGTTTAcacactaagaagaaaactcttCCTAACATTGAAGTCAGGCTGGTAATGAGGAGATCTTGCAGTATTCCTTCTATCAAACCTTAA
- the KRT12 gene encoding keratin, type I cytoskeletal 12 isoform X2, which translates to MAFSVRTSGGSRQFSSRSGLGGGSLRMSGSSGGAGFGGSGLGFGGGSGGGFGAASMLGSGSGFGGGFGSSSGGGFGSSLSSGFGGGYGSGLGGSYGGGLGSAFGGGLGSAFGSSSGAGFGGGFGSGSGSGFGGGFGGAGAGDGGLISGSKKETMQNLNDRLAAYLDKVRSLEDANTELERKIREWYEKNGPGVGIPGSGNDYSKYYPIIEDLRSKIINATIDNARIILQVDNARLAADDFRLKYENEVALRQSVEADINGLRRVLDELTLTRADLEMQIESLNEELAYLKKNHEEELQGIQSSACGQVSVEMDAAPGIDLTKLLNDMRGQYEVIAEQNRKEAEAWFNEKSGELKREISTNTEQLQSGKSEITDLKRTLQSLEIELQSQLAMKKSLEDTLAETEGGYCAQLSQIQLQIGNLESQLFQVRADMERQNAEYQQLLDIKTRLEMEIETYRRLLDGESAGPGVTFESSSLTGSKSQTQSLDSSQDPAKTRKIKTIVEEVVDGKVVASHVKEVEEKI; encoded by the exons ATGGCCTTTTCTGTGCGCACAAGCGGTGGATCCCGGCAATTCTCTTCTCGAAGCGGACTTGGCGGGGGATCTCTGAGAATGTCTGGTTCTAGTGGGGGAGCAGGCTTCGGTGGCAGTGGACTTGGGTTTGGTGGTGGATCTGGCGGAGGTTTTGGTGCTGCTTCTATGCTTGGTTCCGGCTCTGGCTTTGGTGGAGGTTTTGGGAGTAGCTCAGGTGGAGGCTTTGGGAGCAGCTTAAGCAGTGGCTTTGGTGGAGGCTACGGTAGTGGTTTAGGTGGTAGCTATGGAGGTGGCTTAGGCAGTGCTTTTGGGGGAGGTTTAGGCAGTGCTtttggcagcagctcaggtgctgGTTTCGGAGGTGGCTTTGGTAGCGGCTCAGGATCTGGTTTTGgaggtggttttggtggtgctggtgctggggatggcGGACTTATTTCTGGCTCCAAAAAAGAAACGATGCAGAACCTCAACGACCGTCTGGCTGCTTATCTGGACAAAGTACGATCTCTGGAGGATGCCAACACAGAATTGGAGCGCAAAATCCGCGAGTGGTATGAGAAAAATGGCCCTGGTGTTGGCATCCCTGGATCTGGGAATGACTACAGTAAATACTATCCTATAATTGAAGATCTTCGAAGCAAG ATCATCAATGCAACTATCGACAATGCAAGAATCATTTTGCAGGTTGATAATGCCAGACTGGCTGCTGATGACTTCAGACTGAA atatGAGAATGAAGTGGCTCTTCGCCAGAGTGTGGAAGCTGACATCAATGGTCTGCGCAGAGTTCTTGATGAGCTGACTTTGACAAGAGCTGATTTGGAGATGCAGATTGAAAGCCTGAATGAAGAACTGGCTTACCTCAAGAAGAATCACGAAGAg GAGCTTCAAGGCATCCAAAGCAGTGCATGTGGTCAAGTCAGCGTTGAAATGGATGCTGCTCCAGGAATTGACCTGACCAAGCTTTTGAATGACATGAGGGGACAGTATGAAGTCATTGCTGAGCAAAATCGTAAAGAGGCTGAAGCATGGTTCAATGAAAAA AGCGGGGAGCTGAAAAGGGAAATCTCCACCAATACTGAGCAGCTTCAGTCAGGAAAGAGTGAGATAACAGATTTAAAACGGACCCTCCAGAGCCTGGAAATTGAACTACAATCTCAGCTTGCCATG aaaaaatccCTTGAAGACACTttagcagaaacagaaggaggTTACTGTGCTCAGCTTTCACAAATCCAACTTCAGATTGGGAATCTGGAGTCTCAGCTGTTTCAGGTCAGGGCTGATATGGAGCGCCAGAATGCAGAGTATCAACAACTTCTAGACATTAAGACTCGCCTGGAGATGGAGATTGAAACCTATCGTCGCTTGCTGGATGGCGA GAGTGCAGGACCAGGAGTTACATTTGAAAGCTCATCCTTGACAGGGTCTAAATCACAAACACAATCACTGGATTCTTCGCAGG ATCCTGCCAAAACTAGAAAGATCAAGACAATTGTTGAAGAAGTGGTAGATGGAAAAGTTGTTGCATCCCATGTTAAGGAAGTTGAAGAGAAGATATAA